One stretch of Corvus moneduloides isolate bCorMon1 chromosome 16, bCorMon1.pri, whole genome shotgun sequence DNA includes these proteins:
- the C16H16orf91 gene encoding protein CCSMST1 translates to MIWALGRWRARRAPLLPGPRRGLARRRDPEGAVGAHPERGGPIPFSGSKASPRFWSVSRSMGSHHERPLVKVLPLCVLGTGLLLRCAFRHKTEVDERLEAVLSGQIADSDTAQKSNAPLELQKEN, encoded by the exons ATGATCTGGGCGCTGGGCCGCTGGCG GGCGCGGCGAGCCCCGCTTCTGCCCGGGCCCCGCCGGGGACTGGCACGACGGCGGGACCCCGAGGGTGCGGTGGGCGCGCATCCAGAGCGCGGGGGGCCCATTCCCTTCTCCGGCAGCAAGGCCAGTCCGCGGTTTTGGAGCGTTAGTCGGTCGATGGGGAGCCACCACGAGAGGCCATTGGTGAAGGTGTTGCCTCTTTGTGTGCTGGGCACGGGGCTGTTGCTACGGTGTGCGTTCAGACACAAAACGGAGGTCGACGAGCGACTGGAAGCAGTTCTCTCCGGCCAGATCGCGGACTCAGATACGGCCCAAAAAAGCAATGctcccctggagctgcagaaggagaaCTGA